aactttttcaaatcttaaaataataataataataaaaaataatattctaataatattttatcatctcaacaattcaatttaactcaactcagtttaacatttAGACTTACTTAATTGCTGATCTTAGACATAATTTTCCATCTGGATTCTGGGGTGCAACTTTTTTGGACTCCGGAGGCTCGTCATTAAACTAGGATGTTTATTGTTGAATCGGAGGTATCTTTAGACTGGGGAAAAAAATCACGGAAAGTTGTAGCGAGTGGATTTGGAAAATCATCGTGTGGCCATAATCTTCCGTGTATAAGTCACTATCTGATAATTACTTTCACAGATTGGACTGAAAGAAGAGTCACATGCATTTCAGACTTTTCTTCCggcttattttataaaaaagttgttCCCACTTGGTCGATGATTGGTTGGACGATTATTTAGGTGCTTtttaaatagtgagttgagatcagatgatttgatataaaaattaaataaaacattattaatgTTGATGCAGAAAAAATCGCACAACAAAccagaagaagagaaagagtcattttcGGCCCACTGGTCGACTTGGGCATTGATCAGTGTTATTTGGAGCTTCGAACAGTGTTCCAATGCGACAGTACAATATCGATGTGTACGTTCATGACGGTGAATGTAAAACAAgtgtagagaaaataagagaatataACACataaatttacgtggttcaacaTGTTGCCTATGTCTACGGGCGTTTGAGGAGGAAAAATCTATTATGatatatttgtttacaattTTATGGTCTCTCATTACTCACTGTATAAAGGAACTGGAGCTCTTCCCGCTGGAGAAGATGTTTTCctcgagaggttgaagaagaagaagaagatatgcCCCTTGGTCTCTGGTCCTTTGCTTTTATCTGACTCTCTATTGCGCGTGTCTGCCTGCCAAGAGGTGACTGGTCCCTTTGCGTGTCTGTCAGCAAAGGTCAGGTTTGACACTTGGCGTGTCTGAGCATCCTTTCCATTTCCACTCCCTTTTGACACCCTCATTTGCACCTATAGTCACTCTTGTCTTCTACTCccttcttctctattttgttCTCTAGTGTGGCTTGGTGAGTTGGGTCTAATCTTCAGCAGACTGAGTATTTTGTCCttcacaattataatattattattattttaaaattttaaaaagttgaattatttattatcttttatatataaatttgaaaaaattgtaataatgagatgatgagaCAAGACGGGACAACTAAAGAGAGTGATTGGTTTGGACGTGCCAAGTCACTGTTTCCGATCCTCCTAGAGTCCAAACAGGTGGGTCTGTTGGTTGCCGGTCAAATTTTACTACCATGATGTTTCAAAACGCCACCAGCCAGCTTGGTTGGTTGATAAATCTGATATTGAGAAACAAAGCATAAATAAGTGGAAGGAactgttgaaatttaaaaaataaaggatggCTCAAGACTCTGACGTTGCTCGGGTTTTGGGGGAGCCCTTGTACCATTAGAGTAAAGTGGGCTTTGAAGCTGAAAGGGATTGAGTACCAGTACGTGGAAGAGGATCTCTCAAACAAGAGTCCCTTGCTCTTGCAGTACAACCCTGTTCATAAAAAGATTCCAGTCCTTGTTCATCATGGTAAACCTTTGGCAGAGTCACTTGTAATCATTGAATATATCGATGAGGTTTGGAAACAAAATCCTCTGCTTCCACAACATCCGTACGAAAGGGCCAAAGCACGGCTATGGGCTAAATTCACCGATGACAAGGTAAGAGGAGATGCTATTCCACCGCCACAAATATGTTCATGCATTTATAAAACGAAATAggcaaaagaaattttgatgcTCGCATTAAAATAAACTACCTCTCAGTATCGGCAAAATTCAATTTTCTAGGCTTTTTTGCATATGATATTATATCCCACTTTTGTGCATATGATATAAAATTCATGTTTCAAACTCCAAAACGTTAGTGAATCTGCTCTTTCAGTGCGTGCCAACACTCATGACTGTGTTCACCACAAAGGGGGAGGAACAAGAGAGAGCTGCAAAAGAAGTTCGGGAGATTTTCAAGGCACTAGAAAGTGGTCTCGAGGGGAAGCATTTCTTTGGAGGTGAAACAATAGGGTTTCTGGATATTGCTGCCGGTTGGCTTGGATGTTGGGCTCAAATGACTGGGGAAATCGTGGGCATAAACTTGATTGATGCAGAGACCATGCCTGTACTCAGTGCTTGGTTCAAAGATTTTCTTGAGGTTCCTGTTGTCAAGGAATGCATGCCACCTCTGGACAAATTGCTAGAGCACAACAAGggctttcacaaaattttgacTTCTGCATCAACTTGAAGTCTTTCTATCTTTGAGCACAATTATTCTTAGATATTACTTATCATATGGCGTCTGAATGATTTTCCGTAGATCCCATGCATGCAATAATGTGTAATCTTGATCTCAGTATCATATGCATGTAAACGTGTTGCAAAACTTGATGACAAATTTGCAAAATTACTTGGAAATAGTCTGATGTAGAGACCTATTATTAAGGAATGCATGCCACCTCAAGATAAATTGCTAGAGCACATCAAGGGCCTTCACAAATTTTGACTGCTGCATCAACTTGAAATCTTTCTATCTGCGTGcactcttatatattatttctctaaaaatgTCTGAGCACAAGCTTTAAAGGTCGGTCCCTGCATATGGCCTCTGAATGATTGTCGGTAGATCGCATGCAACAATGTGTAATCTTGATCTCAGTATCACGCATGCACGAGTGGCAAAACTTGAtgaataagatttttaaaattacttggCAATAATATCTTGTATGTCTTGTAACAACAAATGCAACGCtgaaatacaacaaaatgacCACAGGCAATATATAAAACTAGTAGTTCAAATGTATTTTCTGTTGATTGTCAGATTCTCCCCTAGAAAAAGTGCCAAGGTAGCATCTGTCTTCCAACATCTACACGAATTTTGTTGCACATATAACCAGGGCACTCTAAATGACCTTCAGCATCAAACACATTTACTTCACCTAGACAATAAAGAacaaatctcagcaaataaAGGGACCTCGCATGTCATTCATAAGCTGTTATACTTTCCTCTTCCAGTGAATCTTCAGCTGTATGTCTTTTCCGCATCAAGTCTTCCTCCCTTGTATCTTCGATCCCAAAAGAGAAAAGCTTTTCAGTCCAGAAACAGTCCCAACTAGTCTTATTATATTAATTCTGGTCGAACAAAGAGCCAAGCCGTTATTAGTGGCTGGGATATTGCTGCTTCAAAAGAAGGCAAGGCAGGCCGAACTACAAGAGCATTTGGCAACTATCGCTAAAAGGGGAAGCCAAAGTCAAAAACTCGCTACAACAGCTCCACCAACTGAGCTAGCATGTAATGTTGCCGGGGAGGCCTGAAATCTGGCCCAAATCTGTTCCCtcaaaaagaagaaactacATCCCGCATCTTTCCAAGAAGCCTTTAGGACTTGATCCATAAAAAGGATTTTACTTCACATTTAATGCTTGAACAAGGGCATAAGTCTCATCATCCATCTCAATTTTGTCCTTTTCCATCATTTTAAGGATGTCAGAAGCATGTCTCCTAGCACAAAGGTGCATTCTGAGCAATGATTTATAAGAAGGTAAACTCGCAAGACCAAAACGATGGATAAGCCTAATGAACCAATTGGCATCTTCAAGATTTCCATGCTCCTCAAAATGTTCTACCATGGCCATTAGAATATCGTGTGATGGCCTCCAATCACAATGCTTCAACATGGCAAACCCTTTCTTCACGGCCTTAATGGCTTTTTCCATGTTTTGGCTTTTCACCCATCCCTCTGTGAGTATCTCCCATGTCTTATAATTTGGACGTCCGCCTCTCTCCAATGTGCGGAGATGTAATGACTCAGCTTTGTCTATCTTTCCACTCCGTACGTAAGCACCTAGAAGAACATTGGAGACTCTAATGTCATAACTCTGGCAACTAGATTCCCATTCCACAAAAATTCTTTCGGCCCCTACAAGATCGCCCAGCTTTACCATACATGATAGTACACACATATAATTGGCGCATGTGATTCTCCCACCTACTGCCTTACTACCTTCCCACAACCTCAAAACTCCCTCCTTATTGTTCAAAGAGGCATACAGTGTAATGAGGAAGAAATAACCAAGGCGGTTACATGTAGATAGCTTCTTTTCAGCATTCTTGAGGACCAAAATAGCTTTGTCAAAAAGCCCTGCTTTTATGTAAACATTAGCTAAAGTAGAAAGGGTGCTCCATCCTACTTGTACGGTCTTATCATTCACTATTTCTTCGTAAACCATTTCCGCCGAAGAGACCCCCGATACCTCACCACACGCAACCATCCAAAGGTTGTAGGACAGAACATTTCGAGGTATATTGTTCCACTTCATTTGCTGGATCACAAGGGGCACTTTCTTTCCTTGAGATGTGGCCATATacaatttcatcatttcattgaAAGCACGAGGGCTCACAATGAGCCCCAATTTATTCAGCTTCACCATTAGAAGCTCTGCCTTTTCAGTGTCCCTCTCTTTGACATAACCATGAAGAAGAGGGAGACAGGAAGCTTTCCGTGAAGCAGTATCAGTTAAACGTGTAAAATAGTCTTCAGCCTCTCTTAGACCATGCACTTTGATGATTAAATCCACTTTTACAGCATGATCGGCCGGTGAAACTCGGAAACTGTTCTGTGTTTCTATCCATGTCAAGATCTGTAGTATTAAACAAACACCATCTATATTATGCCAAGAACTACCTATGGAAAACAA
This genomic interval from Juglans microcarpa x Juglans regia isolate MS1-56 chromosome 4D, Jm3101_v1.0, whole genome shotgun sequence contains the following:
- the LOC121260280 gene encoding glutathione transferase GST 23-like encodes the protein MVSHYSLYKGTGALPAGEDVFLERLKKKKKICPLVSGPLLLSDSLLRVSACQEVTGPFACLSAKVRKNKGWLKTLTLLGFWGSPCTIRVKWALKLKGIEYQYVEEDLSNKSPLLLQYNPVHKKIPVLVHHGKPLAESLVIIEYIDEVWKQNPLLPQHPYERAKARLWAKFTDDKCVPTLMTVFTTKGEEQERAAKEVREIFKALESGLEGKHFFGGETIGFLDIAAGWLGCWAQMTGEIVGINLIDAETMPVLSAWFKDFLEVPVVKECMPPLDKLLEHNKGFHKILTSAST
- the LOC121259342 gene encoding pentatricopeptide repeat-containing protein At5g27460 — translated: MADRSLFASLKRIKHQLGATIQWRAICSRSSPLARYASGKGDLKSDILKLKPPRGNATSLLQNHLDQGHKLSLSELRRITRQLLKYKRYHHALQILTWIETQNSFRVSPADHAVKVDLIIKVHGLREAEDYFTRLTDTASRKASCLPLLHGYVKERDTEKAELLMVKLNKLGLIVSPRAFNEMMKLYMATSQGKKVPLVIQQMKWNNIPRNVLSYNLWMVACGEVSGVSSAEMVYEEIVNDKTVQVGWSTLSTLANVYIKAGLFDKAILVLKNAEKKLSTCNRLGYFFLITLYASLNNKEGVLRLWEGSKAVGGRITCANYMCVLSCMVKLGDLVGAERIFVEWESSCQSYDIRVSNVLLGAYVRSGKIDKAESLHLRTLERGGRPNYKTWEILTEGWVKSQNMEKAIKAVKKGFAMLKHCDWRPSHDILMAMVEHFEEHGNLEDANWFIRLIHRFGLASLPSYKSLLRMHLCARRHASDILKMMEKDKIEMDDETYALVQALNVK